One window from the genome of Gopherus evgoodei ecotype Sinaloan lineage chromosome 2, rGopEvg1_v1.p, whole genome shotgun sequence encodes:
- the DCSTAMP gene encoding dendritic cell-specific transmembrane protein, whose product MSHQWITNLQKKMRIFASVTQYIWRLFVSERKPGWKNLLELFAVCSTVSFIISSFLFLGMNSFLAHYPLVSLAISGSTWIGLSTGLCSSKHMRCFGMLFVLSCSLREGRNALIAAGTGVVVAGNIQSIFHNLKILADSIACNLEIEQFSFIKDYMKIIQWIYNETKHLSIPVEEVASLSDKFNVSYLISDEDLKMKLNSTKQEILSVTNDISSIPPYINQGLLPIIGILLVPLGTYLFLRKFLGTHSVKFKNIYITKQFIEFDEHQRQQQKLCVLPLNKKERKKYVIVPSLCLTHKERKSIGRILIPVFINLCIWVLFSTVDYLLYWLIFSVSKHLQALPELEVNLKVKYQKNENMFIFNKGEHKTTNVSFNSSLFKHECLPKPEFSLSSTWLQLGCIIFCLIIFALFSTTLMQLKILVSTSFYPNIEMERIHYLHKKILRKRSKIPQENVKRKWNSFATKFHFWFPVFKAMGMVRKKEKNMININNV is encoded by the exons ATGAGCCATCAGTGGATTACCAACCTTCAGAAGAAAATGAGAATTTTTGCCTCAGTAACTCAATACATTTGGAGACTTTTTGTATCAGAGAGGAAGCCTGGCTGGAAGAATCTGTTGGAGCTTTTTGCAGTTTGCTCTACTGTTAGCTTCATCATAAGCAGCTTCTTATTTCTTGGCATGAATTCCTTTCTAGCACACTATCCTTTGGTTTCCTTAGCAATTTCTGGGTCCACCTGGATTGGCCTGTCTACTGGGTTGTGTTCCTCCAAGCACATGCGCTGCTTTGGCATGCTGTTTGTTCTTTCTTGCAGCTTGCGTGAAGGTAGAAATGCACTTATTGCTGCTGGGACTGGTGTCGTGGTAGCTGGCAACATCCAAAGTATTTTTCACAACTTAAAGATATTGGCAGACAGTATAGCTTGCAATCTAGAGATTGAGCaattttcctttataaaagaCTATATGAAAATAATTCAGTGGATTTATAATGAGACTAAACATTTAAGTATCCCAGTGGAAGAAGTAGCATCACTGAGTGACAAATTCAATGTCTCTTACTTAATTTCAGATGAAGATTTGAAAATGAAGttaaacagcacaaaacaagaaATCCTGAGTGTTACTAACGATATATCTTCTATACCGCCTTATATAAACCAGGGGTTGTTGCCTATAATAGGAATCCTTCTAGTTCCTCTTGGCACATACCTTTTCTTAAGAAAATTCTTGGGCACTCATAGTGTGAAGTTTAAGAATATTTACATTACAAAACAGTTCATTGAATTTGATGAGCACCAAAGGCAGCAACAAAAGCTCTGTGTTCTTCCActcaataaaaaagaaagaaaaaagtatgtGATAGTCCCATCCCTCTGCCTTACACACAAGGAAAGGAAAAGCATAGGACGCATTCTAATCCCTGTATTTATTAATCTTTGCATCTGGGTTCTGTTTTCAACAGTAGATTATTTGCTTTACTGGCTAATTTTTTCAGTGAGCAAGCATCTCCAAGCATTACCAGAGCTAGAGGTTAATTTGAAAGTCAAGTACCAA aaaaatgaaaacatgtttATTTTCAACAAAGGAGAGCACAAGACAACAAATGTTTCCTTTAACTCTTCTCTATTTAAGCATGAATGCCTCCCTAAACCAGAGTTTTCACTCTCCTCAACATGGCTCCAGCTTGGATGCATCATCTTTTGTCTAATAATATTTGCGTTATTCTCCACCACCCTGATGCAACTTAAAATACTTGTGTCAACTTCATTTTATCCCAACATAGAGATGGAACGGATACATTATCTGCATAAAAAAATACTGAGAAAAAGATCAAAGATTCCACAGGAAAATGTAAAAAGGAAATGGAATTCATTTGCTACAAAG TTCCATTTCTGGTTCCCAGTATTCAAGGCAATGGGAATGgtcaggaagaaagaaaaaaacatgataAACATCAACAATGTTTGA